A genome region from Microbacterium sp. CGR2 includes the following:
- a CDS encoding TrmH family RNA methyltransferase: MPGESPTRGGSAAQPGYGVGPWPGGADAWPEGDEFDPELLAAGDTRNVIDRYRYWRMEAIVADLDTQRHPFHVAIENWQHDMNIGSIVRSANAFLADTVHIIGRRRWNKRGAMVTDRYQHVVHHEDVEVFAAWAAREGLPIIAVDNVPGSVPVDAADLPERCVLLFGQEGPGLSAEALAAASAHVEITQYGSTRSINASAAAAVIMYEWCRRYAKRP, from the coding sequence ATGCCCGGCGAATCCCCGACGCGCGGTGGGTCTGCCGCGCAGCCGGGATACGGCGTCGGTCCCTGGCCCGGCGGTGCGGACGCATGGCCGGAGGGGGACGAGTTCGACCCCGAACTGCTCGCGGCCGGCGATACCCGCAACGTCATCGACCGCTACCGCTACTGGCGGATGGAGGCGATCGTCGCCGACCTCGACACGCAACGCCATCCGTTCCACGTCGCCATCGAGAACTGGCAGCACGACATGAACATCGGCTCGATCGTGCGGAGCGCGAACGCGTTCCTCGCCGACACGGTGCACATCATCGGGCGACGCCGCTGGAACAAACGCGGTGCGATGGTCACCGACCGCTACCAGCACGTCGTGCACCACGAAGACGTCGAGGTGTTCGCGGCCTGGGCGGCGCGAGAAGGCCTCCCGATCATCGCGGTCGACAACGTCCCGGGGTCCGTGCCCGTCGACGCCGCCGACCTCCCCGAGCGATGCGTGCTGCTGTTCGGTCAGGAAGGGCCGGGCCTGTCGGCCGAGGCGCTCGCCGCGGCATCCGCTCATGTCGAGATCACGCAGTACGGGTCGACCCGATCCATCAATGCGAGCGCCGCCGCGGCCGTCATCATGTACGAGTGGTGCCGCAGGTACGCGAAGCGACCGTAG